The genomic window ATCCTCAACAATTAACTTCTCGACCATACCTTGTAAAAGTGTTAAGTTCTCTTCATGCTCTAGTGTTTTTTTCAATTCATGTTGATAAGCAAATTTATCAGCTTGGGCTCGTAAAGCGCGCACCGCAGGCCCTTTACCGGTATTTAACATTCTCATTTGAATGTGTGTTTTATCAATATTTTTACCCATTTCCCCGCCTAATGCATCAATCTCTCGGACGACAATTCCTTTTGCTGGACCACCGATAGAAGGATTACATGGCATATACGCAACCATATCTAAATTAATTGTTATCATTAAAGTTTTCGCACCGATACGTGCAGCAGCTAATCCTGCTTCACAGCCCGCATGGCCTGCACCAATAACGATAACATCATATTCTCCACCATTGTATCCCAATGCTGGTCCCTCCTTTTTATATTTATTTCCCTAAACAAAATTGTGAGAATAGCTGATCAATCAAGCTTTCGTGAACAGCTTCCCCAATAATTTCACCTAATAGTTCCCAAGTTCTAGTTAAGTCAATCTGTACTATATCAATAGGTACGCCTGTTTCAATAGCCACCAGTACATCATCAATTGCCTTTTCAGCTTGTTGTAAAAGTGCAATATGCCTTGTATTCGATACATACGTTAAATCGCCGGCTTCTAATGAACCAGAGAAAAATAATGAAGAAATGGCTTGTTCAAGGTCTTCTACACCTTTATCCTCTTTTAAAGATGTTGTAACAACTGGTTTTGAGCCGGTTAAATGTCTTACTCTATCAAGGTCGAGCTTAGCTGGCAAGTCAATTTTATTCACTATTACAATATAGTCCATATCCTTTACTAGCTCAAATAATGTTTCATCTTCCTTTGATAATTGTTCATTATAATTTAGAACTAATAATATTAAATCAGCTTCTTGCAAAACTTTCTTGGACCGTTCAACACCTATTCTTTCAACTATATCCTCTGTTTCACGAATACCAGCCGTATCTAATAAACGTAGTGGAACACCCTTTACGTTAACAAATTCCTCAATTACGTCTCGTGTTGTACCTGGAATATCTGTTACAATTGCTTTATTTTCTTGAACTAAACTATTTAATAGAGATGACTTACCGACATTAGGACGTCCAATTATAACAGTAGAAAGGCCTTCTCTTAAAATTTTCCCTTGATTTGATGTAATAAGGAGCTGTTCAATATCGGCTTTTATTTTCGTTGCCTTTTCAATAAGTATTTGATGAGTCATTTCTTCAACGTCATCATATTCAGGATAATCAATATTTACTTCAACCTGTGCTAACGTTTCTAGAATATCCTGACGTAACCGCTGAATTAATATTGAAAGGCGCCCTTCCATCTGCTTTACAGCCATCTTCATTGCTCGGTCCGTTTTTGCACGAATAACATCAATGACCGCTTCAGCCTGCGACAAATCTATACGTCCATTTAAAAATGCAC from Bacillus sp. HMF5848 includes these protein-coding regions:
- the mnmE gene encoding tRNA uridine-5-carboxymethylaminomethyl(34) synthesis GTPase MnmE; translation: MFEQDTIAAISTPMGEGAIAIVRMSGDGAIQIANQVFRAKSGQKVVDMESHTIHYGHIIDNRSDEVVDEVMLTVLKGPRTFTREDVIEINCHGGLVAVNKVLQFVLANGARLAEPGEFTKRAFLNGRIDLSQAEAVIDVIRAKTDRAMKMAVKQMEGRLSILIQRLRQDILETLAQVEVNIDYPEYDDVEEMTHQILIEKATKIKADIEQLLITSNQGKILREGLSTVIIGRPNVGKSSLLNSLVQENKAIVTDIPGTTRDVIEEFVNVKGVPLRLLDTAGIRETEDIVERIGVERSKKVLQEADLILLVLNYNEQLSKEDETLFELVKDMDYIVIVNKIDLPAKLDLDRVRHLTGSKPVVTTSLKEDKGVEDLEQAISSLFFSGSLEAGDLTYVSNTRHIALLQQAEKAIDDVLVAIETGVPIDIVQIDLTRTWELLGEIIGEAVHESLIDQLFSQFCLGK